A section of the Mesorhizobium loti genome encodes:
- a CDS encoding TldD/PmbA family protein — translation MTDTLDAAKLTDRVAALVEAAKKAGADAADAVAVRGRSTGVSVRLGKVEGTESSESEDVALRVFVGKRVASVSATAASDPAALAERAVAMAKVSPEDPYQGLADPALLARQTRDLDLFDATEVSADQLKEAALAADEAALAVKGVTNSAGASAGAGLGGLVLATSHGFLGHYVGSRFSRSASVIAGEGTGMERDYEFSSRQHFADLDAPADIGRKAGERAVRRLGARKAATGPIDVVFDPRVARGIAGHIAGAINGASVARKTSFLRDMMGKQVAASAITVTDEPLRPRGQASRPFDGEGVEGEKLLMIDKGVLNHWFLSTSAARELGLITNGRGSRSGSSVSPSSTNFAIEPGERSPEDLIKSLKTGFYVTEVFGQGVDMVTGEYSRGASGFWIENGELAYPVAEVTIASNLKTMFLNMVPADDLDRNFGTAAPTLLIEGMTLAGA, via the coding sequence ATGACCGATACGCTTGATGCAGCAAAGTTGACCGACCGTGTCGCGGCCCTGGTCGAAGCTGCCAAAAAGGCTGGCGCCGATGCCGCCGACGCGGTTGCCGTGCGCGGCCGCTCGACTGGTGTTTCGGTGCGGCTCGGCAAGGTCGAGGGCACGGAATCATCCGAGAGCGAGGATGTCGCGCTGCGCGTCTTTGTCGGCAAGCGGGTGGCAAGTGTCTCGGCCACCGCTGCGTCCGACCCGGCAGCGCTTGCCGAGCGCGCCGTGGCCATGGCGAAAGTCTCGCCCGAGGACCCGTACCAGGGGCTGGCCGATCCGGCGCTGCTGGCAAGGCAAACGCGTGATCTCGACCTGTTCGATGCCACCGAAGTGTCCGCCGACCAGTTGAAGGAAGCAGCCCTTGCGGCGGATGAGGCAGCACTTGCCGTCAAGGGCGTGACCAATTCGGCCGGCGCCAGCGCCGGTGCCGGTCTTGGCGGCCTGGTGCTGGCCACCTCGCACGGGTTCCTTGGCCACTATGTCGGCTCGCGTTTCTCGCGCTCGGCCAGCGTCATCGCCGGCGAAGGCACTGGCATGGAGCGCGACTATGAATTCTCCTCGCGCCAGCATTTTGCCGATCTCGACGCGCCGGCGGATATCGGCCGCAAGGCCGGCGAGCGCGCCGTGCGCAGGCTTGGCGCGCGCAAGGCGGCGACCGGACCGATCGACGTGGTGTTCGATCCGCGCGTGGCGCGCGGCATCGCCGGCCATATTGCCGGCGCCATCAATGGCGCCTCGGTCGCGCGCAAGACCTCGTTCCTGCGCGACATGATGGGCAAGCAGGTAGCCGCATCCGCGATCACCGTCACCGACGAGCCGCTCAGGCCGCGTGGCCAGGCCTCGCGTCCCTTCGACGGCGAAGGCGTCGAGGGCGAAAAGCTTCTCATGATCGACAAGGGCGTGCTCAACCACTGGTTCCTGTCGACTTCGGCGGCGCGCGAACTGGGACTGATCACCAACGGGCGCGGATCGCGCAGCGGCTCCTCCGTTTCGCCGTCCTCCACCAATTTCGCCATCGAGCCGGGCGAGCGCTCGCCCGAGGATCTGATCAAGTCGCTCAAGACCGGTTTCTATGTCACCGAGGTGTTCGGCCAGGGTGTCGACATGGTGACAGGCGAGTACAGCCGCGGCGCTTCCGGCTTCTGGATCGAGAATGGCGAACTGGCCTATCCGGTCGCCGAGGTCACCATCGCCTCCAACCTGAAGACGATGTTCCTCAACATGGTGCCGGCTGATGACCTCGACCGCAATTTCGGCACCGCCGCACCGACGCTCCTGATCGAAGGCATGACCCTTGCCGGAGCCTGA
- the epmA gene encoding EF-P lysine aminoacylase EpmA → MTAASPWWTPHVHADRRPRLLLRNGLTAALRDWFARNDFIEVETSALQVSPGNEAHLAAFATEAVGPDGARAPLYLHTSPEFACKKLLAAGEPRIFSLGPVYRNRERGPLHHPEFTMLEWYRAGETYESLMRDCADLLALAATRAGAMRFSFRGRDCDPFAEPERLTVADAFTRHAGIDLLATVAADGGTDRHALYAALTKTGLRTAPDDSWADLFSRVMVEKIEPNLGQGRATILCEYPVAEAALARPSPRDARVAERFELYCCGVELANGFGELTDAEEQRRRFILEMDEKERIYGERYPVDEDFLAALAIMPQASGIALGFDRLAMLATGARKIEDVIWTPVAEP, encoded by the coding sequence ATGACCGCCGCTTCACCCTGGTGGACGCCGCATGTCCACGCCGATCGCCGCCCGCGCCTGCTGCTGCGCAATGGCCTGACTGCTGCCCTGCGCGACTGGTTTGCCCGCAACGATTTCATCGAGGTGGAAACATCGGCCTTGCAGGTCTCGCCCGGCAACGAGGCGCATCTGGCGGCTTTCGCCACGGAGGCGGTCGGCCCGGATGGCGCGCGCGCGCCGCTCTATCTCCACACCTCGCCGGAATTCGCCTGCAAGAAGCTGCTCGCCGCCGGTGAACCCAGGATCTTCAGCCTCGGTCCGGTCTACCGCAATCGCGAACGCGGCCCCTTGCACCATCCCGAATTCACCATGCTCGAATGGTACCGGGCGGGCGAGACCTATGAGAGCCTGATGCGCGATTGCGCCGATCTGCTGGCGCTGGCCGCGACGAGGGCAGGGGCGATGCGCTTTTCCTTCCGGGGCCGTGATTGCGATCCCTTCGCCGAGCCCGAACGGCTGACGGTGGCGGATGCCTTCACCCGACATGCCGGCATCGATTTGCTGGCCACCGTCGCCGCCGATGGCGGCACCGACCGGCACGCGCTCTACGCCGCCTTGACCAAAACCGGCCTGCGAACCGCGCCTGACGACAGCTGGGCCGACCTGTTCAGCCGGGTGATGGTGGAGAAGATCGAGCCCAACCTGGGGCAGGGGCGCGCGACCATCCTGTGTGAGTATCCGGTCGCCGAGGCGGCGCTGGCCCGGCCGAGCCCGCGCGATGCCCGCGTCGCCGAGCGCTTCGAGCTCTATTGCTGCGGTGTCGAGCTCGCCAACGGCTTTGGCGAACTGACCGATGCTGAAGAACAGCGTCGGCGCTTCATCCTCGAGATGGACGAGAAGGAGCGCATCTATGGCGAACGTTACCCGGTGGACGAGGATTTTCTCGCCGCCCTTGCCATCATGCCGCAGGCCAGCGGCATCGCGCTCGGCTTCGACCGGCTGGCGATGCTGGCGACCGGTGCCCGGAAGATCGAGGATGTGATCTGGACGCCCGTGGCCGAGCCGTGA
- a CDS encoding lysophospholipid acyltransferase family protein, whose amino-acid sequence MEQDLAKGPASDAAPKGRGGRRTTKTFWRKIREPLAQSRFVKNAIASLLAQFVRLVRLTSPLVAGSARFSGGAYAEFEPGIIALWHGQHLLTPAYYPKRKPLVAMVSRSADAELNALMLEKFGIEAVRGSGGRDNARHLDKGGAKALIALKKSLTAGKNVAMIADIPHGTPRDAGLGIVLLARLSGRPLLPVAIATSRRKVLEKSWDKTTINLPFGRSAVTIGEPIFVAADADDAEMERKRQEITTALNAATAEAYRLVDGRR is encoded by the coding sequence ATGGAGCAGGACCTGGCGAAAGGGCCAGCCAGCGACGCCGCGCCCAAGGGCAGGGGCGGCAGACGCACGACCAAGACCTTCTGGCGCAAGATACGCGAACCGCTCGCGCAGTCGCGATTCGTCAAGAACGCCATTGCCAGCCTGCTTGCCCAGTTCGTGCGCCTGGTTCGCCTGACCAGCCCGCTGGTCGCCGGATCGGCGCGCTTTTCGGGCGGTGCCTACGCCGAATTCGAGCCCGGCATCATCGCTTTGTGGCACGGCCAACATCTTTTGACGCCAGCCTATTATCCGAAGCGCAAACCGCTGGTCGCCATGGTGTCGCGCAGCGCCGATGCCGAGCTCAACGCACTGATGCTGGAGAAATTCGGCATCGAGGCGGTGCGCGGTTCGGGCGGCCGTGACAATGCCAGGCATCTCGACAAGGGCGGGGCCAAGGCTTTGATCGCCCTCAAAAAGTCGCTCACGGCTGGCAAGAACGTCGCCATGATTGCAGACATTCCTCACGGCACGCCGCGCGACGCAGGGCTCGGCATCGTTCTCCTGGCGCGCCTCTCGGGCCGGCCGCTCCTGCCTGTCGCCATTGCCACCAGCCGCCGCAAGGTGCTGGAAAAAAGCTGGGACAAGACCACCATCAACCTGCCATTCGGCCGTTCCGCGGTGACCATCGGCGAGCCGATCTTTGTGGCGGCGGACGCCGATGACGCCGAAATGGAGCGCAAGCGCCAGGAAATCACGACCGCGCTCAACGCCGCGACCGCCGAGGCCTACCGTCTCGTGGATGGCCGGCGATGA
- a CDS encoding 3'(2'),5'-bisphosphate nucleotidase CysQ, whose protein sequence is MPEPEPITAGAPSDAGGDLPLLQDAAREAGLIAMRYFGNSPQVWMKGGTSPVSEADHAADAYLRGTLLAARPDYGWLSEETVDDPARLSARRTFVVDPIDGTRGFLEGQRTWCVSVAVVEQGRTLAGVLECPAMDETYWALPGQGAFRSGKRIAVRALGDKAEISGLKQLIDLVPAGWQKRLTRAPYSPSLAYRLAMIANGTLDATFVKPNAHDWDIAAADLILREAGGQLLDPNGRAPLYAGEVTRHGALAAGSGELLAVLVDVIAGLDA, encoded by the coding sequence TTGCCGGAGCCTGAGCCGATCACCGCCGGTGCCCCTTCTGACGCCGGCGGGGATCTGCCGCTGCTGCAGGACGCCGCCCGCGAAGCGGGTCTCATCGCCATGCGCTACTTCGGCAACAGCCCGCAAGTCTGGATGAAGGGCGGCACCTCGCCGGTCAGCGAAGCCGACCATGCGGCGGACGCCTATCTGCGCGGCACCCTGCTGGCGGCGCGGCCGGACTATGGCTGGCTGTCGGAAGAGACGGTCGACGATCCGGCGCGGCTTTCGGCGCGCCGCACCTTCGTCGTCGATCCGATCGACGGCACGCGCGGCTTCCTGGAAGGCCAGCGCACCTGGTGCGTCAGCGTCGCCGTCGTCGAGCAGGGCCGCACGCTCGCCGGCGTGCTCGAATGCCCGGCAATGGACGAAACCTACTGGGCGCTGCCCGGCCAGGGCGCGTTCCGCAGCGGCAAGCGCATCGCCGTGCGCGCGCTTGGCGACAAGGCCGAGATATCAGGGTTGAAGCAGTTGATCGACCTGGTGCCGGCCGGCTGGCAGAAGCGGCTGACACGGGCGCCCTACAGCCCGTCGCTGGCCTATCGGCTCGCAATGATCGCCAACGGCACGCTCGACGCCACCTTCGTCAAGCCGAACGCGCATGACTGGGACATTGCCGCCGCCGATCTCATCCTGCGCGAGGCCGGCGGCCAATTGCTCGACCCGAATGGCCGCGCGCCGCTCTATGCCGGGGAGGTGACCCGCCACGGCGCGCTCGCCGCCGGCAGCGGTGAATTGCTGGCGGTGCTCGTCGACGTCATCGCCGGGCTGGATGCGTGA
- a CDS encoding DUF4170 domain-containing protein has translation MTAEDGKKQLLHLVFGGELKKLGGTEFRDLDGLDIVGIYPDYQSAHTAWKAKAQASVDNAHMRYFVVHLHRLLDPDSKDAG, from the coding sequence ATGACCGCGGAAGACGGTAAGAAACAGCTTTTGCATCTGGTGTTCGGCGGCGAACTGAAGAAACTTGGGGGTACCGAGTTCCGCGATCTCGATGGGCTCGACATTGTCGGCATCTATCCAGACTATCAATCCGCGCACACAGCGTGGAAAGCCAAGGCGCAAGCCAGCGTGGACAATGCCCATATGCGTTATTTCGTCGTTCATCTGCACCGCCTGCTGGATCCCGACAGCAAGGACGCCGGTTGA